The following DNA comes from Paenibacillus crassostreae.
CACAACCCCTTCCAAGTGCACCTCCACAGGGTAGTAACGCATACTCTTCAGATACCCAGGGTAATGCCCCGTAAGATATTTTTAGAATGTCTGGGCCATCACTTCCTTGTGCAAGATGGTTTGTGATATCGATATCTGCGTATGTCACATCTAATTTGGGAGCCCCAGCAATTAAGCCATGTACCCATGCATGGAATATAAAAGTGTCATTCGGACACGGAGAAAAGGTGATCTTCATGTTAGTACCTCCAGTAGTATTGAGCTTGCGGCTTCTAGCGCCTCAAAAGCTTCTTTCATCTTCCAAGCAGCCCGATCACGAGGACCCACAGCATTGGATATGGTTCGGACCTCTAAGATTGGAATATTATGAATTTGTGCTGCAATAGCTACACCATAACCTTCCATCGCCTCGGCAGTAGCCCCAGGTACACGTTTCTGCAGTTCCATTGCACTCTCTGATGTACCTGTCACTGTTGAAACGGTAAGAACAGGTCCCGTATGAACAGATAAACCGGTATGATGAAGTGCTTCTTCTAATTGTGTGACTAGTGTAGAGTCTACTTGAACACGCGAAGATCCAAAGCCTAGTTCATCTACGCTACAGAAACCTTCCGCTGTCTCTGCTCCTAAATCTGCTGCAATAATCTCATTGGCTATAACGATTGAGCCAAGCTCTGCTTGTCCAATAAATCCGCCACCAATGCCTGCACTGATGACTAGACAATAATCCTCTGAACTAAGTATTGTTGCTGTATTTGCAGCCGCGGCTGGTGAACCAACTCCAGCTAATCGAACATCAAAAAGATTCGATCCTCGAATCCCTCTAATTACGGCATCTCTTTCCGCGGAGACTGCAGTCATGACAAGTATACGTTTCTTGGATAGTTTCTGATTCTCATTGCTCAATGAACACACCTCACTTAATTCCACATTATTCATGAATAATAATCATAACGATTCATTCTGTCAGTATATGGTTGCATCTAAATAGGTTTGCGTAATTATGAAATTGATTCATTGTAAACATCATTATGTACATAACTCCTATATATAAAGGTACAGCGAACTGAATTAGAAGTAAAGAGGAAGGAAACCTTCCTTGAAGAAGACAAGATAATCGTTGGAGAATAAGCATATAAGAAGAATTGGGTGAATACACTTGTTCCATTACGTGATCTTGGCAGAAACCTTGGACAAGGAGTTGACAGGTAGTATGAACATTCAAGAAAATTCAAACATTTCTATACTGGGCATAGGAACAGCTCTTCCTAACCATCGATTTGAACAGGGAGAAGTATTAGAGAAACTAGAGGAAGCATTACAGAATTCCCCAAATTCTGTGAGATGGGCAAAGCGAATTTTCAAACAATGTGGCGTTGCAACGAGATATACATGTGAGCCTAACCTTATTGCACATGGCTCGGGAAGTCGTTATCTACCAACTGAAGGATCGGAGGATATTCCTTCCACCGCAGAACGTATGAGTATATATAAGAGAGAATCGGTTCCTTTAGGAGTTCAAGCGGCGAAAGCTGCCTTACTAGATGCTCAACTCGATGGCTCAGAGATTACACATCTAATCACGGTTAGTTGCACAGGTCAATTTCTCCCGGGACTGGATGCTATTCTTGTTAAAACTTTGGAATTATCTCCTCGAGTAAATCGCATTCCATTAACCTTTCAAGGTTGTGCTGCTGGGTTGAAAGCCATTCAATTGGCACGTACGTTGGTGGAGGGACAATCTAGCAGACAAATATTAATTGTTTGTGTTGAATTATGTACACTTCACTTCCAGCCTTCAAGTGATCGGGAGGCTTTATTTGGTGCGTCTTTCTTCGGTGATGGGGCTTCGGCATGTGTTATTGGGATAACGGATCAACTTAAAAACAATCATGGTTTATTCCAATTAGGAGAGGGTCATTCGGTTCTACTTCCAAACTGCAGCGAAGAAATGATATGGGAAGTGGGGGATTATGGATTCGACCTGTATCTATCAACGAACATCCCAAAATTATTAGGTCAGTATCTAGCTGGGGAAATGGAATCGCTCTATAGAGAAGAACCTTCACCTTACTTATGGGCTATTCATCCTGGAGGTCGAGGAATTGTTGACGTTGTACAGCAAATGTTTGAGCTAAGTCATCAACAGGTTCATTATAGTCGAAGTATTCTACATGACTATGGTAATCTATCATCAGCTACCATTCTGTTTGTTTTACAAGCAATGCGTGAGGATCTTCATAGGAAGCAATCGGATACATCAAGTGGTGTCGCACTAGCATTTGGTCCCGGACTTACTTCAGAATTGATGAAGTTTACGTATCTACCTTCAACTACTGTACAAGACGGGATGTCCTAACATGTCTATCGTTAAAAAGTTAAAGAAAAGAGCAGAAGAACCTGAGCTCATGGATGATTTCAGTATGGGTGGGGATGAACTTCACGAAGCATTACGAGATTTGAGACTGCTGAATCAAATATTTGGAGCTTCGAGTCCAACGATTTATGGAATTCAAAGACTCTGGATTCTAGCGAACAGCCCTAAACATTTATCTATTCTTGATGTGGGAGCAGGTTCAGGAGATGTGAATAGACATGTTCTTAGGTGGGCAGATAAGAAAGGGATTTCGATATCCATCCAACTTGTGGATGTTACAGTAGAGGCTTGCGAAGAAGCACAACAATTTTTCCATGATGAACCCCGAGTTAAAGTCGAATTAGTTGATGTGAAGAATCTTCCAGAGTTATGTGTTGATATTGTTACTGGTTCTCAATTTATTCATCATTTCATAGGGTATGAGCTTCATACGATCGTATCTCATATGCATAAAGCAGCCAAAATTGGTGTTGTAATTAATGATATTCATAGGCAATGGGTTCCTTGGATGGCCGTATGGCTTGTTAGTAGAGTCGTATCCAGTAATCGATATATTCATCATGATGGCCCCTTATCTGTAGCTAAAGGGTTCCGTGCTGAGGATTGGATCGAGTTGAGAGAGAAGCTTGGTATCCCCCAACTGATCTATTCATGGCGACCTCTGTTTCGCTATGCAGTTGTGATTCCACAGAATGAATTATTGGGAAGAGAGGATAAGAAGTAGATGGATGAGATATTGGATGCGCTTGTTATTGGAGGGGGAATTGCAGGTAGCAGTCTTGCTAAGGAATTAGCAACTTTAGGATGGAGTACTGTTTTATTAGATCGCAAAGAGTTCCCACGTCATAAAGCATG
Coding sequences within:
- a CDS encoding futalosine hydrolase, which codes for MNNVELSEVCSLSNENQKLSKKRILVMTAVSAERDAVIRGIRGSNLFDVRLAGVGSPAAAANTATILSSEDYCLVISAGIGGGFIGQAELGSIVIANEIIAADLGAETAEGFCSVDELGFGSSRVQVDSTLVTQLEEALHHTGLSVHTGPVLTVSTVTGTSESAMELQKRVPGATAEAMEGYGVAIAAQIHNIPILEVRTISNAVGPRDRAAWKMKEAFEALEAASSILLEVLT
- a CDS encoding type III polyketide synthase, with amino-acid sequence MNIQENSNISILGIGTALPNHRFEQGEVLEKLEEALQNSPNSVRWAKRIFKQCGVATRYTCEPNLIAHGSGSRYLPTEGSEDIPSTAERMSIYKRESVPLGVQAAKAALLDAQLDGSEITHLITVSCTGQFLPGLDAILVKTLELSPRVNRIPLTFQGCAAGLKAIQLARTLVEGQSSRQILIVCVELCTLHFQPSSDREALFGASFFGDGASACVIGITDQLKNNHGLFQLGEGHSVLLPNCSEEMIWEVGDYGFDLYLSTNIPKLLGQYLAGEMESLYREEPSPYLWAIHPGGRGIVDVVQQMFELSHQQVHYSRSILHDYGNLSSATILFVLQAMREDLHRKQSDTSSGVALAFGPGLTSELMKFTYLPSTTVQDGMS
- a CDS encoding methyltransferase domain-containing protein, which codes for MSIVKKLKKRAEEPELMDDFSMGGDELHEALRDLRLLNQIFGASSPTIYGIQRLWILANSPKHLSILDVGAGSGDVNRHVLRWADKKGISISIQLVDVTVEACEEAQQFFHDEPRVKVELVDVKNLPELCVDIVTGSQFIHHFIGYELHTIVSHMHKAAKIGVVINDIHRQWVPWMAVWLVSRVVSSNRYIHHDGPLSVAKGFRAEDWIELREKLGIPQLIYSWRPLFRYAVVIPQNELLGREDKK